The genomic interval AGCCGGTCGGGATGAGGACGGTCATGGCGGCGGCGGCGAATGCCCTGCGGGTGAGCTTCAAGGAGATGCCTTTCTGGTCCGTCGTGCACCGGCGGGCACGACGCCGGAGACGTGTGGCGCGTCGAACGTCGAGACGACGTCCGAGCGGCTCTAAGGGCAGCCTAAGCTGAATCGCTATGACTGTCGACGTACGCGGAGCCCGCCCCGCCCCGGCCGGGCGCGAGCGGCGCAGAGGCCTGTTCCGCGCGGCCCCCGCCCGTGCGCTCGGGCTCGTCCCGGTGCTCGTGGCCCTGGCCGCCGTCGTGGCCCTGAGCCTCGCCGTCGGTTCCCGCGAGGTGGCGCTGAGCACGGTGTGGGACGCCCTGACCGGGACCGCCACGGGCGACGGCGCCTCCGTGGTCACGTCGATCCGCCTGCCCCGCACGGTGATGGGCCTCCTGGTCGGGGCGGCGCTCGGCATCGCCGGGGCGCTCATCCAGGCCGTCACGCGCAACCCGCTCGCCGACCCCGGGATCCTCGGGGTCAACGCGGGCTCCGCCTTCGCGGTGGCGATCGCGGTCGGCGTGCTCGGCATCTCCCAGCCGCTCGGGTACGTGTGGTTCGCCTTCGCCGGCGCGCTCGTGACGACGGTGGCGGTGTACGTGATCGGCTCGGCCGGCCGCGGCTCGGTCAACCCCGCCCAGATCACGCTCGCGGGCGTCGCGCTCGCGGCGGTGCTCTCGGGCATCACGACCGCCATGCTGCTGGCCGACCCGAAGGGCTTCAACGCGATGCGGGCGTGGGAGGCGGGATCGCTCGTCGACCGCGGATGGGACGTCATCGCGGCCGTCTGGCCCTTCCTCTTGATCGGCGCCCTGCTGGCGCTGGGCCTGGGGCGGCCGCTCAACGCGGTGGCCCTCGGCGACGACCTGGCCCGCGCCATGGGGGCGAGCGTCCTGCTCGTGCGCACCCTGGCGATGATCGCGATCACCCTGCTGGCCGGGGGCGCGACCGCCATGGCCGGACCCATCGCGTTCGTCGGTCTCATGATCCCGCACGTGGCGCGCTGGATCACGGGACCCGACCAGCGCTGGATCATCGTCTACTCGGCGCTGCTGGCCCCGATCCTGCTGCTGGCCGCCGACGTGGTCGGGCGCATTGTGCTGCGCCCCGGCGAGCTGCAGGTGGGCATCGTGACGGCGTTCCTCGGCGCCCCCGTGCTGATCGCGCTCGTGCGCCGCCAGCGGGCGAGCGGGCTGTGAGCGCCCCGCTGCGCGCCTCCCGGCGCCCCCTCGTCACGGCGATCGTGCTCGTCGTCCTGGTCGCCGTGCTGGCCCTGCTGGCCCTGGGCCTCGGCGACTACCCGCTCACGCCCCGGCAGGTGATCGCGGCGATCGTGAGCGACCAGGGCTTCGACACCCGCGTCGTCACCCAGTGGCGCGCCCCCCGCGTGCTCGCGGCCATCGTGTTCGGCGCGGCGCTCGGGACCTCGGGAGCGCTGTTCCAGACCCTCACGCGCAACCCGCTCGGCTCGCCCGACATCATCGGCTTCTCGACGGGCGCCTACACGGGCGCCATCATCACGATCACGGTGCTCGGCACCGGCGTGCTCTCGGTCTCGGCG from Brachybacterium huguangmaarense carries:
- a CDS encoding FecCD family ABC transporter permease translates to MAMTVDVRGARPAPAGRERRRGLFRAAPARALGLVPVLVALAAVVALSLAVGSREVALSTVWDALTGTATGDGASVVTSIRLPRTVMGLLVGAALGIAGALIQAVTRNPLADPGILGVNAGSAFAVAIAVGVLGISQPLGYVWFAFAGALVTTVAVYVIGSAGRGSVNPAQITLAGVALAAVLSGITTAMLLADPKGFNAMRAWEAGSLVDRGWDVIAAVWPFLLIGALLALGLGRPLNAVALGDDLARAMGASVLLVRTLAMIAITLLAGGATAMAGPIAFVGLMIPHVARWITGPDQRWIIVYSALLAPILLLAADVVGRIVLRPGELQVGIVTAFLGAPVLIALVRRQRASGL